The genomic window TACCGCATCGGCCCACCGTCTGGCGACGGTAGCTACGAGCGGCTTTGCATCAGCCCGAGGCCAGGGCGGCGGCCAGTTGTTCGTAGGTTCGCGAGGCGTCGGCGGGTTGGTCCTCGTTGCTGAGTGCGATCTGGTACAGGTGCTGGCCGCAGCGGGTCGGGTAGTCGCCCGTCACGCAGGCCTGACAAAGTCGTTCGGCGGGCAGGTCGATCGCGCGGGCGATTGATTCGACGGGAAGGTAACGCAGCGAGTCGGCGCCCAGGTCGTCGGCCATGCGTTGTTGATCGGCTTCGGTCAGGCGACCGTTGTGGAAGTATTTGGGCGCGATCAGTTGGTCGACGGTGCTCATGTCGATCCCATAGAAACAGGGCGCGATGATTGGCGGACAAGCCACACGGACGTGAATCTCTTTGGCGCCACCCACTTCGCGGATCCGGTCTAGCAGTGCGTTCATGGTGGTGCTGCGAACGATCGAGTCTTCCACTAGGATCACGCGTTTGCCTTCCAAGACTTCTCGCAGCGGCGTGTATTTGCGAGCCGCTTTGGCTTTGCGAGCCAGCCCGTTTTCGATAAACGTGCGGCCGGCGTAGCGGTTTCGCATCAGGCCTTCACGGCTGGGCAGGCCCAAGCTGTAGGCCATCGCGTCGGCGGCCGCTTTGCTGGTATCGGGAACCGGGACCACGATCGTGTCTTCGCGATTCCAGTCGAAGCGGGGGTCGGCTTGTTCCAGTTCGGCCAGTTCCTCGCCCAGTCGCGTGCGGCTCAGGTACACGCTGCGATCGTCCAGCGTGCTGGCCACGTTGGCGAAATAGATCCATTCAAAGAAGCAGTGGGCCGATCCGCTGCTGGGGGCGAAGGGCTGGATCCGCATCCCGTTGCCATCGACAAAGATCGCGTGGCCGGGGGCCAGGGAGTGGATTTGTTCGGGTTCGTAGCCCAGGTTCAGCAGGGCCACGCTTTCGCTGGCGGCGGCAAACAGGCGTCCGTCGTTGGCGTAACACATCGGCTTGATGCCCAGCGGGTCGCGGACCACTAACAATTCGCCTTTGGCCGTCAGCAGGGCCAAACTGTAGGCTCCGTCAAAATCTTTGGTGGCCTGACCGATTAATTCGATCCAGTCCGGCTCTCCGCTCGATTCGCTCAGCAGGCGACCAATTTCGTGAAGGATGATTTCGGTGTCGGTGTCCAGCTGCAGGTGGTGTTCGCCGTTTTCGGTCAGCCGTTTTCGCAGCAGGCCGTAGTTAGACAGTTGGCCGTTGAAGCACAGGCTGAACCACTTGCGTTTGTGGATATGGCGGCGTTCGAAGGGCTGGGCATAGCTGCGGTCGTCCTGGCCGCAGGTGGCGTAGCGGACGTGCCCGATGGCGGCTCGACCGACCAGCTGCTTCATCAGCGATTCGCACTTGGCGCGATGGTTCAAGCGGAACACTTCGGTCACGCTGCCCACGTCGCGGCGGGTCTTGAGGATCTGCCGCCGTTTGGGGTCGTAGCTGGTCATACCGGCGGCCAGCTGGCCACGGTTTTGGATATCCAGCAGCAGGCGTGGCATCAGTCGCGACACCTCGCCCGGCCCCTGCTGAGTACACAGCGGGCTGATGGGTGAGTTGGGCAAGTGATAAATCGCGGCCACGCCGCATTCGTGGTACAGCTCACTCATACGTCGTTCGCATCTCGTAGGGCGGTTTGCATTATGAAGCAGTTTGCAAAGCATTAGCCGGTCGAATGGAATCGTACTCGATCGAGCCACGATTACTATCCCAACGGCCTATTAATCGAACATGGTTTCCAGGGAGCCGATGTAGTCGAGGGCTTCGTCGACGTCGGCGACCGGTACACCACGCTGGCGTCCATCGACATCACAGCTCGACAGCTCCAGCAAATCTTCGTACCAGGGATGTTGTACCAGTCGGCGTCGGCGGCGGGCGCCCAGGCTGCCATCGCGGAGCCCGTGGGCTTCCATGTGATGTTCAATCAGCCAATGCGTCCGCGGGGTAATGAAACCCGCCAGGGCTTCCAGGCCGGCCGCCACATGGTCGCTGCGATCGATGGCTTTGCCGACATCGTGCAGCAGCGCGGCGAGCAGAAATTCTTCGTCGTACGGCATGCTCTGGCGAGCTAACTGGTAGACCTGCAAGCTGTGGTACAGGGCGTCCCCCTCGGGGTGATATTGGGGGTTCTGCTGGACCCGTTCCAGCGGCAGCAGCAGGGCCTGATAGACCTGCCAGCGGTCGACCGGGCTGTCCATCGCCGCGACGTTTTGCTGCACTTCCATCTCGTCGCAGCCCGTCTCCAGGGCGATCAGCCGCCGCAGTTCAGCGGCCGTGGCCCGTGGGATCGGCTTGCCATCGATCGAACTGCGGAAGCGATGGCCCAGCAGAGCGGGTTCGTAGATGGTCAGCTCGATCGGGTAGGTGTCGCGGATATGGATGTGGGTGAACACGCGGCACTGGCCGTCTTTAACCAGCCGTTTGCGTTCCAGCTCGCAGCGCATGCCAATGTCTTCGACCTTGCTGGCGACAGCCGAGGGGTTGCCGCTGAACACGTGGATGTCGACGTCCGAGCCCTCGCGGACATGGCCGGTCAGCACGCTGCCGATCAGCCGCGGGTGGAACATCTGCAGTTGATCCATCCACCACACCGCTCGCAGTCGCATGCTTTGCAAGCGATCCTGGTGGGGACGCTCGCCTTCGATCAGCCGTGCCATCATTCGGACTTCGTCGCGGATCTCCGCGTTGCTGGGCAGATCGGCCGGCCGGACCCAGCCGCTAGCGGTGCGTCGAGCGGCTTTGCGTTTGGCTTGGTAGTACTCGGACTCTTCACGGGCATACAGCAAACGCGCTGCTTCCCACGCAATTTTGCGTCGTAGTTTGGAGTGGCTCATCCCGTCGCGGCACGATCACCGCGAGTGTGGTTGGTGGGGGAGGATAGAGGGGGTTCCTTAACAGTGTATGCGCCCGTCCCGGCGGAGGCCAGGGAAAAAAGCCGGGTAGTCAGCCACGGGGTGGCGGCAGCAGGCAACGGTTTCAGTCCCGAATCGGGACGTGCGACCAATATGCTGGGAGAGTTTGGGGGCCACTCTCAACCGCAACGCGGTTCAACAACAGAGCCCAGGGTCGCGCAGCGCACCCTGGGAATCCAGCCCCGTCAGCCGCGAACCCTGAAGGGGTTCAACAATTCTCCTTCCCGCACCGTGTCCCGTGGGCGAGGAGTGTTCGACCCCGTTGGGGTCCACTGCGGGAATTTCGCAAATCCTTGGGTGCGCTGCGCGACCCAAGGCTTTGTTGTCCGACCGCGTTGCGGTCAATCGCTCTCCCGACTAATAAATCGCACGTTCCAAGGGACGGCGGGATGTAGCCATGCGGCGCCAGCCCACGGCCGACCCGCCTGCAATTGACGCCTTTGCCTTGGCTGTTGACAATGGTGGCCGGGTCCGAACGGTCCGCCGTCTGTTTCTTTACCACTCTATCGAGCCCCCGATGAACCATCTCCGAGAACAAGATCCCGCCGTTTGGGATGCCATCCGCTCCGAAGCGCGTCGTCAACAGGAAGGCCTGGAGATGATCGCCAGCGAAAACTACACCAGCCCCGCGGTGATGGAAGCGGCCGGCAGTGTGCTGACCAACAAGTACGCGGAAGGCTACCCCGGCCGACGCTACTACGGCGGTTGTGAATACGTCGACGTGGTGGAGTCGTTGGCGATCGACCGCGCCAAATCGCTGTTCGGGGCCGAGCACGCCAACGTCCAGCCGCACTCCGGCTCGCAAGCCAACATGGCCGTTTACCTGACCGCGTTGGAACCGGGTGACACCGTACTGGGGTTGGACTTGGCACAGGGCGGACACCTGACCCACGGTATGAAATTGAACATCAGCGGTCGGCTGTACAATTTCATCAGCTACGGCGTCGATGCCGAACAGCATCGGTTGGACTTCGATCAGATCGCCAGCTTGGCCAAAGAGCACAAGCCGAAGATGATCGTCGCCGGGGCCAGTGCCTATCCCCGTGAAATCCCCCACGACCGCTTCGCCCAGATCGCTCGCGACTGCGGCGCCTTGCTGATGGTCGACATGGCTCACTACGCCGGCTTGGTGGCCGCTGGGATCCACAACAATCCCGTGCCGTATGCCGACTTTGTTACCACCACCACGCACAAAACGTTGCGAGGTCCACGCAGCGGTTTGATCCTCAGCCAGGAAAAATACGCCAAGGGAATCAATCGCAACGTGTTCCCCGGTATCCAGGGCGGGCCCTTGATGCATGTGATCGCCGGCAAAGCCGTGTGTTTTGCCGAAGCCTCCGCGGAAGCCTTCAAGGAATACGGCCGAGCGGTTGTGGAAAACGCACAGGTGTTGGCCGAAGTCTTGATGGCCAACGGTTTGCAGTTGGTCAGCGGCGGCACCGACAACCACTTGATGCTGGTCGACGTGACCACCATGGGCATGGGCGGCAAACGCGCCGAAGCTACGCTCGATCGCTGTGGGATTACGGTCAACATGAACATGATCCCCTTCGATACCCGCAAACCGATGGATCCCTCGGGGATTCGCGTCGGCACCCCAGCTCTGACCACACGCGGCATGGGCACCAAAGAAATGCAGCGCGTTGGCCAATGGATGGTTGCGGCGCTGCAGAATCCCGACGACGAGCAGCGGTTGACGGCGATCCGCGACGAGATTCGTGAAATGTGCGTGTCCTTCCCCGTGCCGGCCGCCGACGCCGCCGAGTACGCCGCGGTCTAAACCGCTGCCATCGTTTCCGTCACCGTCCGCGTTCGTTTTTTCCTTTGTATCGACTGAGCCATGACCACTTCGAATCGCATTCTGATCGCCGACGACAATGCGGCTAACCGCGAATTGCTGGAAGCCTATCTGGCGACGATCGATTGTGAAATCGATACGGCCGTCGACGGCCAAGATACGTTGGACAAAGCGGCCAGCTTCCGGCCCGACCTGATCCTGCTGGACGTGATGATGCCCAAATTCAGCGGTTTTGAAGTCTGCAAGCAGATCCGTGAAAACGAGGAGCTGCGGGGGACGATGATTCTGATGGTCACCGCTCTGAACGAACTGGGCGACGTCGAACGGGCGGTTAACGCTGGCACGGACGATTTTCTCAGCAAGCCGGTCAACAAGATCGAATTGCTCAAACGCGTCGACAATCTGCTTAAGCACAAAGGCACCGTCGACGAACTGGAACGGCTGCGGCTGTACATCCGCAGCATGGAAGACGCCAAGTAGCCGTAGCGGCCGCGCAACGTAGCTACCGTCGCCAGACGGTGGGACGCTGGAGTCCAGGCTTTAGCCGCTCTGCACGCATCGAAAAGCGCCTAAAGGCTGTACTCCAATGGCGCGCGGTCCCCACGCTCTGGCGAGCGTAGCTACGATGCGCCTAGGCGGCGACCGACGCTGGAGTCCAGGCTTTAGCCGCTCTGCGCGCATCGAAAACGCGCCTAAAGGCTGTACTCCAATGGCGCGCGGTCCCCACGCTCTGGCGAGCGTAGCTACGATGCGCTTAGGCGGCGACCGACGCTGGAGTCCAGGCTTTAGCCGCTCGGCGCGCATCGAAACGCGTCTAAAGGCTGTACTCCAACGGCGCCGCGGTCCCCACGCTCTGGCGAGCGTAGCTACGATGCGCCTACGCGGCGACCGAGCGGCCGGGGTTGGCGTTGTCGATCCATTGGCGGATATCCGCTTTTTCCGGCGGCTGTGCACCGCGGAGAGCTCGCCGGCCGTCGGAGGTGACGGCGAAGCGGAGGATCGATTTGTGCAGGCTGTTCGGGTCGCTGTCGGCCAGCGTTTGGGGTGTGCGGCAACCGCTGCCGACCAACAACTTGACGTCGCGTGCCAGCAGGTCGGGGACGCTGCACATCAATTCGGCTTGCGCCTGCCAGTCGGCTAGGCGTTGCTCGTCGATCCAGCGGGTGCCCAGTCGCCGCGCGGTGGCCGCCGCCGGGGCGTCCAGCAGATCGCCGACCGTTTCGATACCGATGGCTTGCAGTCGAGCCGCCGTTTTGGGGCCGATCGAAGGCGCGTCGACAATATTCGCCCGCACCGATAGCCGTGATCCGGAAAGCTGCAGTCGTGGGCGAAACGGAATGGTGGCCGGGTAATCGTCCGCCGAGGATTCATCATGGCTCGACGTATCGGCGGCCGGAGTCGTCCCCTGACGACTCTGTTCGGCTTGCCGGATCGCTTGTTCGGCACGCTGCATGGCCGCTTGCCGCTGTTGCTCCAGACGCTGTGCGGCTTCGACAAAGGTTTCCTGTGCGGCGTGCCCTTGGTCGTGATACAGCGTGGCTGCGGCGGACTGTTTGGCTTGTCTTCGTCGAGCCCGATCGCGTTGGTACACGGCGACCGAACGCTGCACGGTTTTGCATTCCTGAGGCCGGTGTTCGCTTAATTCGCCGCAGCGTTGGTATTCTTCCAGTAATTGTTCGACCGCGGCTTGTTCCTCGCGGTCTTCGATGCGGCGGAGCCACAGCCTGTGTGGTACGCGGACGCCAGCCAACACCAGTGCGGTGCTCAGCGAGGGCGTGGGCAGGTTGCCGCCGCGCTGTTGTTCGGCTTGCTGTGCCGCGCGGTCGATGATGCGGGCCAAGCCGACGGTGGCCAAGCCAAACAATTCGGCGAGCGCGGTCCGCAGGGGGCCGTTCAGTCCGCGGGGCGGATCTTTGGCGCCGACTTCCAGGTTGTAGCCGTTGATCAATAGATCGTAAGAACGATGCGCCACTCGGGCGCCGTGCAGAATCGCTTCGGCCAACCAGCCGGGCTGATTGGACAGTTGGAAGCGGACCTCCACGTCGCTATCGAGCCACTGTCGGCGGATCGATTCGTAGGACTTGGTGATGCTCCATTCCAGCGGACGGTGAACCAGGGTCTCCCGTTCGCTCTGGGCGGTGTGCAGCGGCTGCATGGGGTCGGTCACGTAATGACTGAGGACCCCCATGGCATGCGCCGCATCACTCCAGCGACCTTCGGCCAACAGTTCTTGCAGCCGTTCGTACCAGCGAATCGCCTTGGCCGGTGCCCCACCCCAATAACCATCGGTGACATGGATCACGTGGTTGTGGAAATCGCGAAACCGGGTGTCCGGGTCCTTGGCCCCGGCCAGGTAGCGATCATGGTGACGCAACAGGATCTGCCCCAACCGTCCACCGGCATCGGACTCGGTGTACGCCAGGGCGTCGATGGCAAAAAAGTGATGCGTGCTGCGGCAGTGAGCCGCCCGCAAAATACTGATCAACGGTCGCATGGAGTTAACCTGCGGGGATGGCTAAGCGGTTTGGTTACCGGAACTTAACGGCGGCGTGGTTCCCAGGGGCAGCCCCAAAATCGGAGCGGCGGGGGCGGCCGGTTTCGACTTGCCGGCCAGCAGTTGCTGGACATCGACCCGGTAGTAGTGGGCTCGCCGCAGCAGCTGTTGCTGGAACCGCAGGGGACCCTGCAGCAGATTGGCGACGGCTTGCCGGCGCTGCTGGAACACGCTTTCGCTTAACGGGCGAAACGGCGTGTGGCTGGCCGGACGCTGCTTTTCTCCGTACAACGCACGGATTCGCCAATCGTGGTCGCGGCGCGCTACTTCCAGATAAACCATGTACAGTTCGGTTTCGCTTAGCAAATGCTGCGACGACATTGCTTGCTGAGTCATCAGTCCGCTCGGTAGTTCAGTGGGGTGAAGGGGAAACGACCTCACTGGGAACTATCGTCATCAACGAAGCTTGAACGCAAGGGCAACTTTTTTTTATGGCGGTCGACGATGGTGATAAAGCTGGGAACCAGGAAGGTGCGGACGAAAAACGTGTCCAGCAAGACCCCCAAGCCGAGGGCGAAGCCCAGTTGGACGATGCCGTGCAGCATGGCGGTCGAGGAAGGTTGCGACCAACCTGTGATTTGGGCAAGCCAGGGGAACCAGGCGGATGCGGTCATGCTGAAAAAGGTGGCCGCCATCACCAGCCCGCAGGCAGTAATGATCCCGCCGGTTCGCGAGATTGCTCGCCGCAACGCCGACAACCATCCGCCCCGTTTCTGTTCTTCCAGCACGCGGGTCACCAGATACACGTTGTAGTCCTGCCCCACCGCCACCAGGATGACAAACAGGAACAGCGGCAGTTTCCAGTCCAGCCCCAGGTACTGGTCGCCATAGAACCATCGAAACACCACCGCCGTGATGCCCACCGTGGCGTAATAGCTGAGCAACACGGTGAAGATCAGGTACAGCGACAGCATGACCCGCCGCAGGACCACGATCAGGACCAGCAACACGGCCACGACGACCGCGATTTTAATCCGCTGATTGTCGCGCAGGGTGACTCGCCGCAGGTCGATGATTGACGCGGTCGTGCCGGCCACAAAGACTTCCGCGCCCTCCCAGGCCGAACCCTCGGTAACGGTTTGTTTTTGAATCCAGTTTCGCAGGGCCACCACATGGGCGGCCGTTTCCGCTTCGAAGGGATCGCCCTTAATGACCACATCGATCCGCGCCAGTCGCTCGGCATACTGCGGCGTCTCGCTGAAAAAATAGCGTTTGGCGATGGGGTGTTCGCGGAGCAGGCGTCGTCGCCAGGCGTTGGGGTCCAGCAACCCCATGCGTTTTTTGCGTTTATCTCCCAGCGGGTAATCTCCCAGCGGATCGCCGGCCGTGCGGACCGCTTTGACGCCTTCGAGCGCGTACACGTCTTCCCGCAGTTGTTTGACGTCTTTGCTCATCTGCTGCCGCGGACGCGGTTGCGGCTGGACCAACACCACCGTGGTGGGATTCGATTCGCCGATCGAAAAGTACTTGGCCAGCAGTTCCAGTCCGCGGCGGCTGCTGGCCTGTTGGCTCAGCTGACCGCTCATATCGTAGGTCACGTCGCGTTCTTTCACCGTGCCATACGCCGCGGGTATTAACAGCAGGACGATCCCGGCGATCAGCGTCGTCCAGGGGTAACGGGTCATGGTCAACGACAACGCTCCCCAGATACCGGCTTGGCGAGCCGGTTGATGGCGAATCCGGCTAGGCCAGAACACTCGCGGGCCAAGCGCGAACAGCAGTGCCGGCGTCAATGTCATGCAGACCAACAAGCCGACCAATAGACACAACGCGATCACCGGGCCGGTATGGTGGTACTTGCCAAATTTGGCAAACCACAACATGCCCAGTCCCAGCACGGTAGTCAGCGCACTGCCCAACAGCGCCGGCGTGACCCGTGACAGAGCCAATTCGCAGGCTCGCCGCCACGGCCGCCGCCGAGCTTCTTCGCGGAGCCGTGAAATCAGGAACAAGCAGTAATCGGTGCCGGCGCCAAACAGGATCACGACGACAAAAATTCGCGAGGTGGTAAACACTCGCAGGTCAAACCAAGGGCTGGGATGGTGGCGGGCAAAATCGGCCAACACGGCCACCAACCCGCTGGCGGTCACCACCGCGGCCCCGATCGATATCAGGGGTACCAACACCAGCAGCGGCGCTCGATACACGAAAGCCAAGATCACCAGGATCATCAACACGGTGAAAATTTCCGTATAGCGGATCGCGTTGCGAGCGGCGATCAGGGTCTGTCCGCCGATCGCGGCCGATCCGGTGGGCAAGATTTTCAGGCCCGGTTGCGTGCAGTGTCCAGAGAACCGCTGGACGTTCTCGATCAACTGTTCGAGCGCTTCCAACGTGGCGATATTGCTGGTCGCCGCCAGTTCGGTCTCCAATTGCAAGCGAATCAGGCGAGCATGCGGCACTTGCAAGCGATGTCCGATGGCCGGGTCGTCCCAGCTGAGCACGTTCAGCAGTGACATCCAAGGAGCCAGCTCGCGATCTTCGATCGGCGGCAACCACTTGGCGATGTCGGGCAACAGTCCCAAGGCGGCTTCGCGGTCCGATGCCGACACATCGGTTTCACCCAATTCCTGCAACAGATCGGCGTTGTCCCAGTAGGCCACGGCCATCCGCGGTTCGGTCGGCGTGGGCAGGTCGTCTTGAGACAAGCAGTCGACGAATTTTTCGTAGAAACGAGCGTCGGCGTCGATCGATTGGGTCAGCAACTGCCGCGCCCGCTGCAGCAGTTCCTCGACGCGGGTACCGGGAGCGGGCACGCCACCGCTCCAGCCCAGCTGTTTGGCTTTGGCGATACTGACTTCCGCCATTCGATGCGTCAGTCGCCGCTGCAGGTCCAACGCCACGTAGTCATCGGACTCGGTCAGCGTTTCATGCTCGCGAGCGATGACGATGATGATGTCACTGCGCGAGCGTTCGTCGGGAAAGGCTTGGTCCAGCAGATGCCCGCCGGCCACGCTGGGCAGATCGGCGGGCAGGTATTCGAAATCCCCGTCGTAAGCGATGGCATTCCAAGAGGGCGCGAAACTACGAGTGACGACGATCGCCAACAGCCACGCTGCCAGGACGATATACCAGTAGCGAATGACTAAGGAGGCTAGACGATGAGCGGGACGAGTGTCCACGTTGGGTCGCATCATGCGGGGACCATTCGTCGATCATTCGTTGAATTCAGCACTGGCGTTGCTTTCGGTGGCCGTCGGCTGGCGGCTGGGGTTGGTGCGTCCGTTAGGGCGGCGAGCAGGCGAGTCGGTAAATGCTTGTAACGCCGCTTCCAGCGATTCTACACTGATCGACCCGGCGGTGCGGTGCACCTGCACATCGCCCTGGGGTTTGGCCGCCGTGTCCAATTGCTGGATCATGTCGACGACCAAGTCCAGCAACGGTTCTCCCTCCGCGCTGACCAATAATGTGTTGCCGACTTCATCGACGCCCACCGACAATTTACCCTTAAAGGTAAAGTCGCTGCCACCTCCCTCTTTGCCACCCTGATCGACCAGTTCGCTGCCGTTGCCATCACGATTGCGATCCGCCCTGCCCCTCTGCTGGCCGGGGTTCTGTCCCTGCCCCTGCTTCTGTTGGAAGGCTTTGTCGTTGCTGCTGAGTAGATCTCGATAAGCGTCTTTGACGGTTTCGGCGATCTTTTCGGCTCGCGAATACACCACCGGTACCAGTTTGGTGTAACGGGCTTTGCGTTTGTTAACCGGTTCGGGAACGTCCCACAGTTCAATTAACTCGCCGATCGTTCGCAGTTGTTGGGTGGTCGCACCGGTTACGATCACCGTGTTGGTGTCGTCGTCGGAAACGAATTTTAGAGGTTGCGCGGCTCCCAAACCGTCGGCTCGTTCTTCGTCCTCCGGCGGCAGGTCCCAATACCAACGCATAAATGAGTTGGACTCGTTCGCCGGTTTCTTGGAATCGTCCTCGAAGAAACTGGTCAGATTCAATTCCATCCAATACGCCGATGCGTGTTGGATGTAAAAGACTTCGTAGGGCCGTTTGGGCGGCGGCACCTTGAGCATCAAGTTTTCCAGCTGGTCGAGCGCCGCGGTGTCGGGGCTGATCAGCAGGATCCGACCCTCGGCATCGATTTCAATCCGCACCGCATCGCCACCGCGTGGAGTCTTGTCACCGCGTGGAGTCTTGTCATCGCGCTGAGCATCGCCACGTCGCTGAGTATCGCCGGCAGGGGGATTGGCTGAGGGCCGTTGGTCGCCGAACAAGCGATCGAATTCGGCGCCCGAACGGATCGTGTCGCGGCCGTCTGTTTGCAGCATCGCCAGACTTTCGCCGTCCACCGTTGGCGGTGAGCGAACTTCTTCGGCCGCAGCGTCCGGATCTTCCGCGGTCGGCTCGTCGGCCGGTGGCCGCACATTGGGTTCGGGGAATTGCTCGGCGTCGGGCAACTCGATCGGGTTGGGTGCCAGGGTGCGGAATTGTTCACGCAACCGTTGTAGGTATTGATAGGTTTCCGGGGTGGGCGAAGCGTCCAGGACTCGCACCGTGCTGCGGCTGCCATCGGGCGGCGGCAATTCGCCCAATTTGATCAGCAGGTTATGGACGTCTTCCAATTCGTATTCGTTGGCCCACAGCAGGATCTGTTTAAACCGCACGTCGGCCGCTACACGAAATTTGTCTTTGTCCTTCTCGTCATCCTGTTGTCCGCCACCCCAGAAGTAATAGGGACGCCGATTTTGGGAGTCGTCTTTTTCTTCTTCCCCGATCAAGAACTGAATCGATTCCGCTACCGCTCGTGGATCCCGGTAGCGAATCGGTAGCACGTAGAACTGACGAGCACTACCGTCGAGTCGTTCGATCAGGGCGCGGACGATGTAGCGGTCCGCGCCGGAGCCGGTGACGATTAGGGCTTGGTTGGCTTCATCGACCTGCAGCTGTGTCGTGGGTTCGATGATGTTCATGCCCTCGATGATTTCCAGCAACTTGTTGGGGTCGAGTGAAGTCAACCGAAAGATCTCGAAACGCGATTCGATGTCCGCCAACGAAACCACCGTGTCGCTGGGCACATCGATACGGTTGAGGAACTCGGTGGCCACGGCGATTCGATCGGGCGGTGCGTGCAGCACGATTGAGTTGCGTCGCGGATTGGCGACGATCGATATCTCGGGTTTCTTGGCAGCCGGCTGCGGCTGTGCTTGGCCGCCTTGTTGTCTTTGCATCTGCTGCAGCATTTGCATCTGTTGGGGCGACATCGGCGCTTCCTTTTCATTCACGCCAAGAAATTCTTCCAACATGGTCTTGGCTTCGCCGGCCGAGATGTACCGCAGTTCGTACTCCGGTGCCAGGTCGCGGCGGGCGTCGGGCGAGCGTTCCTGTTCGAGCAGTTGAGAAACCTGCAGCAGATTGATGGCCGCGTCCATGGCCTCAATGCGGTTGGTCGATGTCATGGCGACCAGCGTGCCGTTGGCGCTGATCATTGGTTTTAGTTCCGTCGCCAGTTTCTCGGCCGACAGCCAGCCCACATCCATCGAAGTGCGGACGAAGTCATGCGGCTGCAGCGTCGCCAATTGCGCCGTGCTGACACGTGGTACTAAAGCCGGGTTGATGCCTTCGGTCTTCAACACGATCAGGCCATCGGCTCGTTTCAGCATCACAAAGCCGCGAGCCAGCAGGTAACGGTTCAGCAGGTCGCGAACTTCGTCCAGTGTGTAGCGCCCGGCCGAAGCCATGTTGACGTGGTCGGCCGGCAGTTCACGCCAGTCGAGCGGGGCGTCGGAAATTTCAGCGAACCAATCCAGAATATCGACCCAAGGTTGGTTGCGGAAACTGAATGCGATGCGTCGGTCGGTATCCGGACGGACTTCCAATTCTTTGGGATCTGGCGGCTCGCTCGGTTCGTTGGGCCGCTCGATGGTGGTCGGCGGAGCGTCCGGTTTTTGTTGCGGTTTCTCTTCGTCTTTTTCCTCCCCCGCTCCCTCGCCCGGTTTTTTGTCCCCGCCGGCCGCTTGAGCCGGCGCCTCGGCGGGCTGGGCAGCTGGAGATCCGGACTGGTCGAAGGGCTGGCCTTCGACCTG from Roseimaritima ulvae includes these protein-coding regions:
- a CDS encoding amidophosphoribosyltransferase, which produces MSELYHECGVAAIYHLPNSPISPLCTQQGPGEVSRLMPRLLLDIQNRGQLAAGMTSYDPKRRQILKTRRDVGSVTEVFRLNHRAKCESLMKQLVGRAAIGHVRYATCGQDDRSYAQPFERRHIHKRKWFSLCFNGQLSNYGLLRKRLTENGEHHLQLDTDTEIILHEIGRLLSESSGEPDWIELIGQATKDFDGAYSLALLTAKGELLVVRDPLGIKPMCYANDGRLFAAASESVALLNLGYEPEQIHSLAPGHAIFVDGNGMRIQPFAPSSGSAHCFFEWIYFANVASTLDDRSVYLSRTRLGEELAELEQADPRFDWNREDTIVVPVPDTSKAAADAMAYSLGLPSREGLMRNRYAGRTFIENGLARKAKAARKYTPLREVLEGKRVILVEDSIVRSTTMNALLDRIREVGGAKEIHVRVACPPIIAPCFYGIDMSTVDQLIAPKYFHNGRLTEADQQRMADDLGADSLRYLPVESIARAIDLPAERLCQACVTGDYPTRCGQHLYQIALSNEDQPADASRTYEQLAAALASG
- a CDS encoding HD domain-containing protein, coding for MSHSKLRRKIAWEAARLLYAREESEYYQAKRKAARRTASGWVRPADLPSNAEIRDEVRMMARLIEGERPHQDRLQSMRLRAVWWMDQLQMFHPRLIGSVLTGHVREGSDVDIHVFSGNPSAVASKVEDIGMRCELERKRLVKDGQCRVFTHIHIRDTYPIELTIYEPALLGHRFRSSIDGKPIPRATAAELRRLIALETGCDEMEVQQNVAAMDSPVDRWQVYQALLLPLERVQQNPQYHPEGDALYHSLQVYQLARQSMPYDEEFLLAALLHDVGKAIDRSDHVAAGLEALAGFITPRTHWLIEHHMEAHGLRDGSLGARRRRRLVQHPWYEDLLELSSCDVDGRQRGVPVADVDEALDYIGSLETMFD
- a CDS encoding serine hydroxymethyltransferase, giving the protein MNHLREQDPAVWDAIRSEARRQQEGLEMIASENYTSPAVMEAAGSVLTNKYAEGYPGRRYYGGCEYVDVVESLAIDRAKSLFGAEHANVQPHSGSQANMAVYLTALEPGDTVLGLDLAQGGHLTHGMKLNISGRLYNFISYGVDAEQHRLDFDQIASLAKEHKPKMIVAGASAYPREIPHDRFAQIARDCGALLMVDMAHYAGLVAAGIHNNPVPYADFVTTTTHKTLRGPRSGLILSQEKYAKGINRNVFPGIQGGPLMHVIAGKAVCFAEASAEAFKEYGRAVVENAQVLAEVLMANGLQLVSGGTDNHLMLVDVTTMGMGGKRAEATLDRCGITVNMNMIPFDTRKPMDPSGIRVGTPALTTRGMGTKEMQRVGQWMVAALQNPDDEQRLTAIRDEIREMCVSFPVPAADAAEYAAV
- a CDS encoding response regulator; the protein is MTTSNRILIADDNAANRELLEAYLATIDCEIDTAVDGQDTLDKAASFRPDLILLDVMMPKFSGFEVCKQIRENEELRGTMILMVTALNELGDVERAVNAGTDDFLSKPVNKIELLKRVDNLLKHKGTVDELERLRLYIRSMEDAK
- a CDS encoding DUF4332 domain-containing protein; the encoded protein is MRPLISILRAAHCRSTHHFFAIDALAYTESDAGGRLGQILLRHHDRYLAGAKDPDTRFRDFHNHVIHVTDGYWGGAPAKAIRWYERLQELLAEGRWSDAAHAMGVLSHYVTDPMQPLHTAQSERETLVHRPLEWSITKSYESIRRQWLDSDVEVRFQLSNQPGWLAEAILHGARVAHRSYDLLINGYNLEVGAKDPPRGLNGPLRTALAELFGLATVGLARIIDRAAQQAEQQRGGNLPTPSLSTALVLAGVRVPHRLWLRRIEDREEQAAVEQLLEEYQRCGELSEHRPQECKTVQRSVAVYQRDRARRRQAKQSAAATLYHDQGHAAQETFVEAAQRLEQQRQAAMQRAEQAIRQAEQSRQGTTPAADTSSHDESSADDYPATIPFRPRLQLSGSRLSVRANIVDAPSIGPKTAARLQAIGIETVGDLLDAPAAATARRLGTRWIDEQRLADWQAQAELMCSVPDLLARDVKLLVGSGCRTPQTLADSDPNSLHKSILRFAVTSDGRRALRGAQPPEKADIRQWIDNANPGRSVAA